A window of Haliscomenobacter hydrossis DSM 1100 contains these coding sequences:
- a CDS encoding LytR/AlgR family response regulator transcription factor, which produces MIKAIIVEDEIKGRNNLKNLLKQHCEQVEIIGEAGTNSEALVLLSDETIEPDVAFLDISLPDGLIFQMLSQLENLDFEIIFVTAYEEYAIKACEYSSIGYILKPIDPDALKEAVSRIRIRTKNQMDKRLEIFSAYYNNPNAFSKMSISAVDGIYFVNIKDIVRFEAEDNYTHIYLNGGERITASRTIKSYEDLLAPFNFYRVHKRHVINLNYMRKFVKGEGGFVIMDDNIKIEVSRRRRPAFMEQLRRLQEGPVQ; this is translated from the coding sequence GTGATCAAGGCAATAATCGTAGAAGACGAGATTAAAGGAAGGAATAATCTCAAGAACCTGCTCAAACAACACTGCGAACAGGTTGAAATTATTGGGGAAGCAGGCACCAACTCAGAGGCCCTGGTTTTGCTTTCGGATGAGACCATTGAGCCAGACGTTGCCTTTTTAGACATCAGCCTTCCGGACGGACTGATTTTTCAAATGTTAAGTCAGTTGGAAAATTTGGATTTTGAGATTATATTTGTGACAGCGTATGAAGAATATGCCATAAAAGCTTGTGAATATAGCTCGATTGGTTATATCTTGAAGCCGATTGATCCCGACGCGCTAAAAGAAGCCGTCAGTAGAATTCGGATTCGGACAAAAAACCAGATGGACAAGCGCCTGGAAATTTTCAGCGCTTACTACAACAACCCCAACGCTTTTTCAAAAATGAGTATTTCAGCCGTAGATGGCATCTACTTTGTCAACATCAAAGACATTGTACGCTTCGAGGCTGAAGACAATTATACCCACATCTACCTCAATGGCGGTGAAAGAATCACCGCCTCCCGCACGATCAAATCTTACGAAGATTTGCTAGCTCCCTTCAATTTCTACAGGGTTCACAAGCGGCATGTAATCAATTTGAACTACATGCGCAAATTTGTGAAAGGAGAAGGAGGCTTCGTAATTATGGATGACAACATCAAAATCGAAGTCTCCCGCCGTCGCCGACCTGCGTTTATGGAACAATTGCGTAGGCTTCAGGAAGGACCGGTGCAGTAA